One window of Magallana gigas chromosome 2, xbMagGiga1.1, whole genome shotgun sequence genomic DNA carries:
- the LOC105334370 gene encoding uncharacterized protein isoform X3 codes for MSPKEHRRKFESIDKRAAVMDETNSRDFLIQKIDALLLKLTDFEESLLITADGDSLYVTGSEKGKNFLKDNQHIAEEFHKYCYDSPVKSSNCTSLWKQKISFGKEPSGKFPVYVKPAFTVYNLNNDEEEHQTEISNIRFQQKRSSSFRVFDIADQSYSSNSWIRRPNADSLIGPKGKPNVKQDIPKNFEVKVCKGSKSTQIKVSPIKVKSGQSLKKGINLDVTKKSNHADSKSSKKPGYDEPDITIIEHSDEDMAEGKKKGSPVWSPKIVLRTSRVSRARMDSTKPEKKVTATSKAVCEVKDSDTDELIKVGSKYNMDSEDISKHSDDVEKESDQSKEAAKGTSMAGPLAGDDSDLDQDIPEPMESDDVELSDYSFLGENEDDPHLVQGASVSDIKRQKSKQPDEEKSFTRSDKKVVNDTQPDKGPSNTKNHGSKKRKNTTPLMRSPQKKIKVEMIDETEPSPAELAVQRDGECGSKPIAEMEYPDPLYDTEESMETFEKESSNITSPDKSSSISSAKEASKRISEDLHVGSLPKSKQQEEVARKDVKNSPKTKSPKISCKLKDVEGTQKKYLVVSLEKIPDTDIQQPGKSVMKTNYQIHKNTPEVTSMSSADLRKSSEEGIEESVQLTEENMDKFTEEFKTAASQNAHNNNLSSISKQPNIEKVETTSGEFEKDSVPKSKRHILEPKKPRTETFDSHCTESKPLAVTNMETCSSVSEKSEQEKTSKPLSNIQGKGNNAAKAGTGKKVIDFKNFSLDLRALAVQMAKKKQKKN; via the exons ATGAGCCCCAAAGAGCACCGGCGAAAGTTCGAGTCCATTGATAAAAGAG CAGCTGTGATGGATGAAACAAACTCAAGAGATTTTCTCATTCAGAAGATTGATGCTTTG TTGCTGAAGTTGACAGACTTTGAGGAGAGCTTGTTGATCACTGCTGATGGGGATTCTCTGTATGTCACTGGCTCTGAAAAAGGAAAGAATTTCCTGAAAGATAACCAACACATAGCTGAGGAGTTCCACAAATACTGCTATG acagTCCAGTGAAATCTTCAAACTGCACTTCTTTATGGAAGCAGAAGATTTCCTTCGGCAAAGAACCATCTGGGAAATTCCCTGTTTATGTCAAACCTGCCTTCACTGTTTACAATCTCAATAATGATGAAGAAGAGCACCAGACAGAGATATCTAACATAAGATTCCAACAAAAAAGGAGTTCCAGCTTCCGAGTGTTTGATATTGCCGACCAGAGCTATTCCTCAAACAGCTGGATCAGACGGCCAAACG CCGATTCTCTCATTGGACCCAAAGGAAAACCCAATGTAAAACAAGATATTCCTAAGAATTTTGAAGTAAAAGTATGCAAAGGCAGCAAATCTACTCAAATCAAAGTATCGCCAATAAAGGTGAAATCAGGACAGTCTCTGAAAAAAGGCATTAATCTAGATGTGACTAAGAAATCCAACCATGCTGACTCAAAAAGTTCCAAAAAACCAGGTTATGATGAACCAGATATCACCATCATAGAACACTCTGATGAGGACATGGCTGAGGGAAAGAAGAAAGGATCTCCTGTGTGGTCCCCAAAAATTGTCCTTAGAACATCTCGTGTTAGTAGGGCAAGAATGGATTCCACCAAACCTGAGAAAAAAGTCACTGCTACGTCAAAAGCTGTCTGTGAAGTTAAAGACAGCGATACGGATGAACTGATCAAGGTTGGTTCTAAGTACAACATGGATAGTGAGGACATAAGTAAACATAGTGATGATGTGGAGAAGGAATCAGATCAAAGTAAAGAAGCAGCTAAGGGGACATCTATGGCTGGTCCATTAGCGGGAGATGACTCTGACTTGGATCAGGACATCCCAGAACCGATGGAATCAGATGATGTAGAACTTAGTGACTATTCCTTTTTAGGTGAAAATGAAGATGATCCTCACTTGGTTCAAGGAGCTTCTGTTAGTGATATCAAACGTCAGAAATCAAAACAACCAGATGAAGAGAAATCTTTTACTAGATCTGATAAAAAGGTTGTAAATGATACACAACCTGATAAGGGACCCTCAAACACAAAAAATCATG gatcaaaaaagagaaagaatacAACGCCCTTGATGAGGTCACCACAAAAAAAGATAAAGGTAGAAATGATTGATGAAACTGAGCCATCTCCAGCAGAACTGGCTGTACAACGTGATGGTGAGTGTGGCTCAAAACCGATTGCAGAAATGGAGTATCCAGATCCATTGTATGATACAGAAGAATCAATGGAGACATTTGAGAAGGAAAGTTCAAACATAACCTCTCCAGACAAGAGTTCTAGTATAAGTTCAGCAAAGGAAGCATCAAAGAGGATCTCAGAGGACTTACATGTAGGAAGTTTGCCTAAGAGTAAACAACAAGAAGAGGTAGCAAGAAAAGATGTGAAAAACTCTCCCAAAACTAAATCCccaaaaatttcttgcaaacTAAAAGATGTAGAAGGAACCCAGAAGAAATACCTGGTAGTAAGCTTAGAAAAGATCCCAGACACAGATATTCAGCAGCCTGGAAAGTCAGTAATGAAAACTAATTatcaaatacataaaaatactCCTGAAGTAACCAGTATGTCTTCTGCAGATCTGAGAAAGTCCAGTGAAGAAGGCATTGAAGAATCAGTACAGCTTACAGAAGAGAACATGGACAAATTCACAGAAGAATTCAAAACAGCTGCCTCGCAAAATGCACACAATAACAACCTTTCTTCAATATCAAAGCAGCCAAATATAGAAAAAGTAGAAACAACTTCAGGTGAATTTGAAAAGGATTCAGTTCCAAAAAGTAAAAGACATATCTTAGAGCCAAAAAAGCCTAGAACAGAAACCTTTGACAGTCATTGTACAGAATCAAAGCCCCTTGCTGTAACAAATATGGAAACATGTTCCTCTGTATCAGAAAAGAGTGAACAAGAGAAAACTTCTAAACCTCTTTCAAACATTCAGGGTAAGGGTAACAATGCTGCAAAGGCTGGTACTGGGAAAAAGGTGATAGACTTTAAAAACTTTAGCTTAGATTTAAGAGCTTTAGCAGTGCAGATGgccaaaaagaaacaaaagaagaATTAG
- the LOC105334370 gene encoding enolase-phosphatase E1 isoform X1, translating to MSPKEHRRKFESIDKRAAVMDETNSRDFLIQKIDALLLKLTDFEESLLITADGDSLYVTGSEKGKNFLKDNQHIAEEFHKYCYDSPVKSSNCTSLWKQKISFGKEPSGKFPVYVKPAFTVYNLNNDEEEHQTEISNIRFQQKRSSSFRVFDIADQSYSSNSWIRRPNADSLIGPKGKPNVKQDIPKNFEVKVCKGSKSTQIKVSPIKVKSGQSLKKGINLDVTKKSNHADSKSSKKPGYDEPDITIIEHSDEDMAEGKKKGSPVWSPKIVLRTSRVSRARMDSTKPEKKVTATSKAVCEVKDSDTDELIKVGSKYNMDSEDISKHSDDVEKESDQSKEAAKGTSMAGPLAGDDSDLDQDIPEPMESDDVELSDYSFLGENEDDPHLVQGASVSDIKRQKSKQPDEEKSFTRSDKKVVNDTQPDKGPSNTKNHGETKKNNSKTSGSPTKKTPDYACNVLEKGVNSGNTETFQDKDLPLKSSHTQSPTQKSPAKGSKKRKNTTPLMRSPQKKIKVEMIDETEPSPAELAVQRDGECGSKPIAEMEYPDPLYDTEESMETFEKESSNITSPDKSSSISSAKEASKRISEDLHVGSLPKSKQQEEVARKDVKNSPKTKSPKISCKLKDVEGTQKKYLVVSLEKIPDTDIQQPGKSVMKTNYQIHKNTPEVTSMSSADLRKSSEEGIEESVQLTEENMDKFTEEFKTAASQNAHNNNLSSISKQPNIEKVETTSGEFEKDSVPKSKRHILEPKKPRTETFDSHCTESKPLAVTNMETCSSVSEKSEQEKTSKPLSNIQGKGNNAAKAGTGKKVIDFKNFSLDLRALAVQMAKKKQKKN from the exons ATGAGCCCCAAAGAGCACCGGCGAAAGTTCGAGTCCATTGATAAAAGAG CAGCTGTGATGGATGAAACAAACTCAAGAGATTTTCTCATTCAGAAGATTGATGCTTTG TTGCTGAAGTTGACAGACTTTGAGGAGAGCTTGTTGATCACTGCTGATGGGGATTCTCTGTATGTCACTGGCTCTGAAAAAGGAAAGAATTTCCTGAAAGATAACCAACACATAGCTGAGGAGTTCCACAAATACTGCTATG acagTCCAGTGAAATCTTCAAACTGCACTTCTTTATGGAAGCAGAAGATTTCCTTCGGCAAAGAACCATCTGGGAAATTCCCTGTTTATGTCAAACCTGCCTTCACTGTTTACAATCTCAATAATGATGAAGAAGAGCACCAGACAGAGATATCTAACATAAGATTCCAACAAAAAAGGAGTTCCAGCTTCCGAGTGTTTGATATTGCCGACCAGAGCTATTCCTCAAACAGCTGGATCAGACGGCCAAACG CCGATTCTCTCATTGGACCCAAAGGAAAACCCAATGTAAAACAAGATATTCCTAAGAATTTTGAAGTAAAAGTATGCAAAGGCAGCAAATCTACTCAAATCAAAGTATCGCCAATAAAGGTGAAATCAGGACAGTCTCTGAAAAAAGGCATTAATCTAGATGTGACTAAGAAATCCAACCATGCTGACTCAAAAAGTTCCAAAAAACCAGGTTATGATGAACCAGATATCACCATCATAGAACACTCTGATGAGGACATGGCTGAGGGAAAGAAGAAAGGATCTCCTGTGTGGTCCCCAAAAATTGTCCTTAGAACATCTCGTGTTAGTAGGGCAAGAATGGATTCCACCAAACCTGAGAAAAAAGTCACTGCTACGTCAAAAGCTGTCTGTGAAGTTAAAGACAGCGATACGGATGAACTGATCAAGGTTGGTTCTAAGTACAACATGGATAGTGAGGACATAAGTAAACATAGTGATGATGTGGAGAAGGAATCAGATCAAAGTAAAGAAGCAGCTAAGGGGACATCTATGGCTGGTCCATTAGCGGGAGATGACTCTGACTTGGATCAGGACATCCCAGAACCGATGGAATCAGATGATGTAGAACTTAGTGACTATTCCTTTTTAGGTGAAAATGAAGATGATCCTCACTTGGTTCAAGGAGCTTCTGTTAGTGATATCAAACGTCAGAAATCAAAACAACCAGATGAAGAGAAATCTTTTACTAGATCTGATAAAAAGGTTGTAAATGATACACAACCTGATAAGGGACCCTCAAACACAAAAAATCATGGTGAAACtaagaaaaataattctaaaacatCTGGTTCACCAACAAAGAAAACCCCTGATTATGCTTGTAATGTACTGGAGAAGGGGGTTAACTCTGGAAACACTGAGACCTTTCAAGATAAAGATTTACCTTTGAAATCTTCCCACACTCAAAGCCCAACCCAGAAATCTCCTGCTAAGG gatcaaaaaagagaaagaatacAACGCCCTTGATGAGGTCACCACAAAAAAAGATAAAGGTAGAAATGATTGATGAAACTGAGCCATCTCCAGCAGAACTGGCTGTACAACGTGATGGTGAGTGTGGCTCAAAACCGATTGCAGAAATGGAGTATCCAGATCCATTGTATGATACAGAAGAATCAATGGAGACATTTGAGAAGGAAAGTTCAAACATAACCTCTCCAGACAAGAGTTCTAGTATAAGTTCAGCAAAGGAAGCATCAAAGAGGATCTCAGAGGACTTACATGTAGGAAGTTTGCCTAAGAGTAAACAACAAGAAGAGGTAGCAAGAAAAGATGTGAAAAACTCTCCCAAAACTAAATCCccaaaaatttcttgcaaacTAAAAGATGTAGAAGGAACCCAGAAGAAATACCTGGTAGTAAGCTTAGAAAAGATCCCAGACACAGATATTCAGCAGCCTGGAAAGTCAGTAATGAAAACTAATTatcaaatacataaaaatactCCTGAAGTAACCAGTATGTCTTCTGCAGATCTGAGAAAGTCCAGTGAAGAAGGCATTGAAGAATCAGTACAGCTTACAGAAGAGAACATGGACAAATTCACAGAAGAATTCAAAACAGCTGCCTCGCAAAATGCACACAATAACAACCTTTCTTCAATATCAAAGCAGCCAAATATAGAAAAAGTAGAAACAACTTCAGGTGAATTTGAAAAGGATTCAGTTCCAAAAAGTAAAAGACATATCTTAGAGCCAAAAAAGCCTAGAACAGAAACCTTTGACAGTCATTGTACAGAATCAAAGCCCCTTGCTGTAACAAATATGGAAACATGTTCCTCTGTATCAGAAAAGAGTGAACAAGAGAAAACTTCTAAACCTCTTTCAAACATTCAGGGTAAGGGTAACAATGCTGCAAAGGCTGGTACTGGGAAAAAGGTGATAGACTTTAAAAACTTTAGCTTAGATTTAAGAGCTTTAGCAGTGCAGATGgccaaaaagaaacaaaagaagaATTAG
- the LOC105334370 gene encoding enolase-phosphatase E1 isoform X2 codes for MDETNSRDFLIQKIDALLLKLTDFEESLLITADGDSLYVTGSEKGKNFLKDNQHIAEEFHKYCYDSPVKSSNCTSLWKQKISFGKEPSGKFPVYVKPAFTVYNLNNDEEEHQTEISNIRFQQKRSSSFRVFDIADQSYSSNSWIRRPNADSLIGPKGKPNVKQDIPKNFEVKVCKGSKSTQIKVSPIKVKSGQSLKKGINLDVTKKSNHADSKSSKKPGYDEPDITIIEHSDEDMAEGKKKGSPVWSPKIVLRTSRVSRARMDSTKPEKKVTATSKAVCEVKDSDTDELIKVGSKYNMDSEDISKHSDDVEKESDQSKEAAKGTSMAGPLAGDDSDLDQDIPEPMESDDVELSDYSFLGENEDDPHLVQGASVSDIKRQKSKQPDEEKSFTRSDKKVVNDTQPDKGPSNTKNHGETKKNNSKTSGSPTKKTPDYACNVLEKGVNSGNTETFQDKDLPLKSSHTQSPTQKSPAKGSKKRKNTTPLMRSPQKKIKVEMIDETEPSPAELAVQRDGECGSKPIAEMEYPDPLYDTEESMETFEKESSNITSPDKSSSISSAKEASKRISEDLHVGSLPKSKQQEEVARKDVKNSPKTKSPKISCKLKDVEGTQKKYLVVSLEKIPDTDIQQPGKSVMKTNYQIHKNTPEVTSMSSADLRKSSEEGIEESVQLTEENMDKFTEEFKTAASQNAHNNNLSSISKQPNIEKVETTSGEFEKDSVPKSKRHILEPKKPRTETFDSHCTESKPLAVTNMETCSSVSEKSEQEKTSKPLSNIQGKGNNAAKAGTGKKVIDFKNFSLDLRALAVQMAKKKQKKN; via the exons ATGGATGAAACAAACTCAAGAGATTTTCTCATTCAGAAGATTGATGCTTTG TTGCTGAAGTTGACAGACTTTGAGGAGAGCTTGTTGATCACTGCTGATGGGGATTCTCTGTATGTCACTGGCTCTGAAAAAGGAAAGAATTTCCTGAAAGATAACCAACACATAGCTGAGGAGTTCCACAAATACTGCTATG acagTCCAGTGAAATCTTCAAACTGCACTTCTTTATGGAAGCAGAAGATTTCCTTCGGCAAAGAACCATCTGGGAAATTCCCTGTTTATGTCAAACCTGCCTTCACTGTTTACAATCTCAATAATGATGAAGAAGAGCACCAGACAGAGATATCTAACATAAGATTCCAACAAAAAAGGAGTTCCAGCTTCCGAGTGTTTGATATTGCCGACCAGAGCTATTCCTCAAACAGCTGGATCAGACGGCCAAACG CCGATTCTCTCATTGGACCCAAAGGAAAACCCAATGTAAAACAAGATATTCCTAAGAATTTTGAAGTAAAAGTATGCAAAGGCAGCAAATCTACTCAAATCAAAGTATCGCCAATAAAGGTGAAATCAGGACAGTCTCTGAAAAAAGGCATTAATCTAGATGTGACTAAGAAATCCAACCATGCTGACTCAAAAAGTTCCAAAAAACCAGGTTATGATGAACCAGATATCACCATCATAGAACACTCTGATGAGGACATGGCTGAGGGAAAGAAGAAAGGATCTCCTGTGTGGTCCCCAAAAATTGTCCTTAGAACATCTCGTGTTAGTAGGGCAAGAATGGATTCCACCAAACCTGAGAAAAAAGTCACTGCTACGTCAAAAGCTGTCTGTGAAGTTAAAGACAGCGATACGGATGAACTGATCAAGGTTGGTTCTAAGTACAACATGGATAGTGAGGACATAAGTAAACATAGTGATGATGTGGAGAAGGAATCAGATCAAAGTAAAGAAGCAGCTAAGGGGACATCTATGGCTGGTCCATTAGCGGGAGATGACTCTGACTTGGATCAGGACATCCCAGAACCGATGGAATCAGATGATGTAGAACTTAGTGACTATTCCTTTTTAGGTGAAAATGAAGATGATCCTCACTTGGTTCAAGGAGCTTCTGTTAGTGATATCAAACGTCAGAAATCAAAACAACCAGATGAAGAGAAATCTTTTACTAGATCTGATAAAAAGGTTGTAAATGATACACAACCTGATAAGGGACCCTCAAACACAAAAAATCATGGTGAAACtaagaaaaataattctaaaacatCTGGTTCACCAACAAAGAAAACCCCTGATTATGCTTGTAATGTACTGGAGAAGGGGGTTAACTCTGGAAACACTGAGACCTTTCAAGATAAAGATTTACCTTTGAAATCTTCCCACACTCAAAGCCCAACCCAGAAATCTCCTGCTAAGG gatcaaaaaagagaaagaatacAACGCCCTTGATGAGGTCACCACAAAAAAAGATAAAGGTAGAAATGATTGATGAAACTGAGCCATCTCCAGCAGAACTGGCTGTACAACGTGATGGTGAGTGTGGCTCAAAACCGATTGCAGAAATGGAGTATCCAGATCCATTGTATGATACAGAAGAATCAATGGAGACATTTGAGAAGGAAAGTTCAAACATAACCTCTCCAGACAAGAGTTCTAGTATAAGTTCAGCAAAGGAAGCATCAAAGAGGATCTCAGAGGACTTACATGTAGGAAGTTTGCCTAAGAGTAAACAACAAGAAGAGGTAGCAAGAAAAGATGTGAAAAACTCTCCCAAAACTAAATCCccaaaaatttcttgcaaacTAAAAGATGTAGAAGGAACCCAGAAGAAATACCTGGTAGTAAGCTTAGAAAAGATCCCAGACACAGATATTCAGCAGCCTGGAAAGTCAGTAATGAAAACTAATTatcaaatacataaaaatactCCTGAAGTAACCAGTATGTCTTCTGCAGATCTGAGAAAGTCCAGTGAAGAAGGCATTGAAGAATCAGTACAGCTTACAGAAGAGAACATGGACAAATTCACAGAAGAATTCAAAACAGCTGCCTCGCAAAATGCACACAATAACAACCTTTCTTCAATATCAAAGCAGCCAAATATAGAAAAAGTAGAAACAACTTCAGGTGAATTTGAAAAGGATTCAGTTCCAAAAAGTAAAAGACATATCTTAGAGCCAAAAAAGCCTAGAACAGAAACCTTTGACAGTCATTGTACAGAATCAAAGCCCCTTGCTGTAACAAATATGGAAACATGTTCCTCTGTATCAGAAAAGAGTGAACAAGAGAAAACTTCTAAACCTCTTTCAAACATTCAGGGTAAGGGTAACAATGCTGCAAAGGCTGGTACTGGGAAAAAGGTGATAGACTTTAAAAACTTTAGCTTAGATTTAAGAGCTTTAGCAGTGCAGATGgccaaaaagaaacaaaagaagaATTAG